In Vespa crabro chromosome 14, iyVesCrab1.2, whole genome shotgun sequence, the following are encoded in one genomic region:
- the LOC124429165 gene encoding THAP domain-containing protein 1-like codes for MPTSCSVYGCSNRFSKEKKIQFFTFPFKDEHRLAAWITAVHRKDWKPSKASRICSAHFKPQDFLHRPSTAWYPYIRRLKHDAVPSVFSNYSDTLESNKSKLKKEKIMTSARSEPKCSNKSEQSFDDRQLYSNGLNKITLEVKNNEEQMEVKFTDSKKDLIIDKLQHKIHILKRQINKKDTKIERMKELISRLRKRRIYNLSWKLLKDNRMYILTRQSRRKSVAPQIS; via the exons ATGCCTACATCGTGTAGTGTGTATGGTTGTAGTAATAGATTttccaaagagaaaaaaattcaattttttac ttttccATTCAAGGATGAGCATAGACTCGCAGCTTGGATAACAGCAGTTCATAGAAAAGATTGGAAGCCTTCTAAGGCAAGTAGAATTTGTAGTGCGCATTTCAAGCCGCAAGATTTCTTGCATCGTCCTAGTACAGCTTGGTATCCATATATCAGACGTTTAAAGCACGACGCTGTTCCATCTGTATTTTCAAACTATTCTGATACTTTGGAATCGAACAagtcaaaattaaaaaaagaaaaaattatgacaTCTGCTAGAAGTGAGCCCAAATGTTCTAACAAATCAGAACAAAGTTTTGACGATCGACAATTATATTCTAATggattaaacaaaataactTTAGAAGTAAAAAACAACGAGGAACAAATGGAAGTTAAATTTACAGACtcgaaaaaagatttaataattgataaattgcaacataaaattcatatattgaaacgacaaataaataaaaaagatacaaaaatagAACGTATGAAAGAATTGATATCACGTttgcgaaaaagaagaatctaTAATCTTTCttggaaattattaaaagataatagaatGTACATTCTTACTCGACAAAGTCGTCGTAAATCTGTGGCGCCACAGATaagttaa
- the LOC124429163 gene encoding putative uncharacterized protein DDB_G0282133, with the protein MNAFSENPFYFFMDNAHPIFPMDVYQDVGKIVELSDTGCDAISPSSSIQQKKDQNQSYCERKTPRCDPVSKNIRKVFDEKQETNREEFQKKSNTRGNVSSTNKTSSRKIKTKEFLEERSNTMNREINEKIEQWERNIADFENTLLRSQDHMDDLSSNEKVIVDSDLSNYFLKKAINRKNKREENETRKKVFDSYKNSNESTSTTRLSHSPDGLNYLKNDNNKRKRRIPSTTRSPQKKKENFSTKPAFNDITDDIKIRTDFSFVNNNNESNNEMLKDLNEKIKKSIDRAVDIDSISDMFDNFNENIKNKFENINQEKNDFTLNKQENVESLKENFNHQDVNRETNNKTERRSDRRKGNSKSADRDRMNYRDNMAKRYVNKNSIKLDENNLAAKKNQGNKCFIEKENFNNENNKTKSRVLPKSAGSYSQRKENIQKENIESKMEINTVFSFDDDNSDASKKLKKNINERSPIKNISGYSLSRSVRKEKENDKADIQRKDLEKVGAIFISSVMKQSKRWSNSQTTNNEGKNSKSNNDLKDKLYQLEKNKIEEVNSDRTSSFSKIHSTISNLLKLSNKTEKSMRSRIPIAISRLKKELGDNFNNSKLEDRRRSRSKVVIRETNRLKDNKIDESTSTALILVDKSDCTRDDDNEKNNREKSTSDLSNRKFERVCKKKMDVETKVFKMAKAEKEERRKEFEKCGLREPVKKSKNGSQEIVDIAVTILERKSKEVKTDSNSDGRHLENVHANHEEVYSKPYSLRSDHIRNLPLCREYVSYYVA; encoded by the exons atgaACGCATTCTCTGAAaatccattttatttctttatggaTAATGCTCATCCAATATTCCCTATGGATGTTTATCAAGATGTCGGAAAAATAGTCGAATTATCGGACACCGGATGTGACGCAATATCTCCTTCGTCTTCGATTCaacagaaaaaagatcaaaatcaATCATATTGCGAAAGGAAGACACCCCGTTGTGATCCCgtatcgaaaaatattcgGAAAGTATTCGATgagaaacaagaaacaaaTCGG GAAGAATTccagaaaaaaagtaataccaGAGGCAATGTATCATCGACAAACAAAACATcatcgagaaaaataaaaacgaaagaatttttaGAGGAAAGATCTAATACTATGAATCGAgagattaatgaaaaaattgaacAATGGGAACGAAATATCGCTGATTTTGAAAATACTCTTCTAAGGAGCCAAGATCATATGGATGATCTGTCATCGAACGAGAAAGTTATTGTTGATTCtgatttatcaaattatttcctTAAAAAGGCAATTAATCggaaaaacaaaagggaagaaaatgagactcgaaaaaaagtttttgattcgtacaaaaattcaaatgaatCGACATCTACAACAAGATTATCTCATTCGCCTGATGgcttgaattatttaaaaaatgataataataaaagaaaacgaagaatacCTTCGACAACACGTTCaccacaaaaaaagaaagaaaatttctcgaCGAAACCTGCATTCAATGATATCACAGATGATATCAAGATAAGAACagatttttcattcgtaaataataataacgaaagtaataacgaaatgttgaaagatcttaatgaaaaaataaaaaaatcgatcgatcgcgcAGTGGACATAGACAGTATTTCGGATAtgttcgataattttaatgaaaatataaaaaataaattcgaaaatattaatcaagaaaaaaatgattttacttTGAATAAACAGGAAAATGTCGAaagtttgaaagaaaattttaatcatcAAGATGTTAATCGCGAAACAAATAACAAAACTGAAAGGAGATCTGACAGAAGAAAGGGCAATTCAAAAAGTGCCGATCGTGATAGAATGAATTATCGTGACAATATGGCGAAACgttacgttaataaaaattcaataaaattggatgaaaataatttggCAGCTAAGAAAAATCAAggtaataaatgttttatcgaaaaggagaatttcaataatgaaaataataaaacgaagtcGAGAGTTCTTCCAAAAAGTGCTGGTTCATATTcacaacgaaaagaaaatattcaaaaggaAAACATTGAAtcgaaaatggaaataaacaCGGTGTTCTCTTTCGACGATGATAATTCCGACGCgtcgaaaaaattgaaaaagaatatcaatgaaagatcaccgattaaaaatatttctggaTATTCTTTATCAAGATctgttagaaaagaaaaggaaaatgacaAGGCGGATAttcaaagaaaagatttagaaaaagtaggcgctatttttatttcctcggTTATGAAACAATCTAAAAGATGGTCGAATTCGCAGACGACCAATAACGAAggtaaaaattcgaaaagcaATAACGACCTAAAAGATAAACTTTATCAATTAGAGAAAAACAAGATCGAGGAAGTTAACAGTGATCGAACGtcatctttttcaaaaattcattcgacgatttcaaatcttttaaaattatccaataaaacagaaaaatcgATGAGATCGAGAATACCAATCGCGATTTCTCGATTGAAAAAGGAATTAGgagataatttcaataattccaAATTAGAAGATCGAAGAAGATCGAGATCGAAAGTGGTCATTAGAGAAACTAATCGACTGAAAGATAACAAAATCGATGAATCAACGTCGACTGCTCTAATTTTGGTCGATAAGTCGGATTGCACGagagatgatgataatgaaaaaaataatcgagaaaAATCTACATCAGATTTGTCGAatagaaaattcgaaagagtttgtaaaaagaaaatggatgtTGAAACGAAAGTTTTCAAAATGGCAAAAgctgaaaaagaggaaaggagaaaagaatttgAGAAATGCGGTTTACGTGAACCAgtgaaaaaatcgaaaaacgGATCTCAGGAAATAGTCGATATCGCTGTAACGATACTTGAAAGGAAATCGAAAGAAGTAAAAACAGATTCGAATTCCGACGGCAGACATCTTGAAAACGTTCACGCGAATCACGAGGAAGTTTATTCGAAACCTTATTCTTTGAGAAGCG ACCACATCAGGAATCTCCCACTGTGTCGAGAATACGTGTCGTATTATGTAGCATGA
- the LOC124429164 gene encoding uncharacterized protein LOC124429164, whose protein sequence is MEDINNINTEDFISEIELRPAIWELSSDDYTNKITKKNAWEEVIRKFCPEFERKSNAEKNNIALRFQRKWKSLRDCYSRELLKIKKEKSGSGTPANRKQYMYYNKLSFLQTVVKPMSGVIENVENMTMLVKKEPERQGEVEASLKSRSRNKRNISDMKQLEEDKLFVSVAEKLMRGKSQETMEKDEDTLFVLSLVPELKKIPDDIKLDVKCELLNVFKKARLSQSFPSSASSPSTCSIPSLNFPFTNQCQFTQSFKQNNQSNVNRSTTHTQTATYSYPQTQSPLSSSVHTTPSPTSSQLSHSSQNSYIDFTDNM, encoded by the exons ATGgaagatatcaataatataaatactgaAGATTTTATTTCGGAAATTGAATTACGTCCAGCTATTTGGGAATTATCCAGTGAtgattatacaaataaaattaccAAGAAGAATGCTTGGGAAGAAGTTATTAGGAAATTTTGCCCAGAATTTGAAAGAAAGTCTAATgcagagaaaaataatattg CCTTacgttttcaaagaaaatggaagagtTTGCGAGACTGTTATTCtagagaattattaaaaataaaaaaggaaaagtcaGGTTCGGGGACCCCTGCTAATCGAAAGcagtatatgtattataacaaattgagTTTTTTACAAACTGTTGTAAAACCGATGTCAGGAGTAATAGAAAACGTAGAAAATATGACGATGTTGGTGAAGAAAGAACCAGAAAGACAAGGAGAAGTGGAAGCTAGTCTAAAATCACGTTCtcgaaataagagaaatatatctGATATGAAACAGTTGGAGGAAGATAAACTTTTTGTAAGTGTAGCTGAAAAATTAATGAGAGGAAAGAGTCAAGAAACTATGGAAAAGGACGAAGACACGTTATTTGTGTTGTCGTTAGTAcctgaattaaaaaagattccAGATGATATCAAGCTCGATGTTAAATGTGAACTATTAAATGTCTTTAAGAAAGCTAGATTAAGTCAAAGCTTTCCCTCTTCTGCGTCATCACCCTCAACGTGTTCGATCCCTTCTTTAAATTTTCCATTTACTAATCAATGCCAATTTACTCAAAgctttaaacaaaataatcaaTCCAATGTAAATAGATCAACTACTCATACGCAAACAGCAACATATTCGTATCCACAAACGCAAAGTCCACTTTCATCTTCGGTACACACAACGCCTTCTCCAACATCATCACAACTTTCACATTCTTCACAAAATTCATATATTGACTTTACTGACAACATGTag
- the LOC124429166 gene encoding equilibrative nucleoside transporter 4, translating to MDENLSRGYVQLGKARGMNEFKFSNGFTHLSPPVDKCNLIYLALILGGIGFLLPYNSFIIAVDYFQTRYPGTTVIFDMSVVYITMAFFAVFANNILVETLSLNMRITFGYLVSFVTLNFVVICEIWWEVFGAGTSYNINLMAVAIVSLGCTVQQSSFYGYTSMLPSRYTQAVMTGESVAGFWVSINRILTKSLLKDERGNTSMFFVLSNLTILMCFLLHQIVRKSDFVQFYITLCQERNRITLEPTEDVGLMDPLDQVGDPSKGQYGILKIQTSPLGTDSASASTDLNGTGQYSAFSFSNPVYEPSAPSGNPPGSAGPTYKVEDVVVMRGSYANQNSKPWSGIKRGLLARYEVSKLIFPYMASIGVAYFVTLCLYPGIVSEIVSCKYESWMPVILMTAFNVSDLFGKLLATIPYQWKRTHLLYFSSARIILIPLFLLCAIPRSGPILSDECYPLVFSWLLGLTNGIVGSIPMIQAPSKVPEEHRELAGNIMTLSYITGLTIGSLVAYLMDACFGPPFQTKYLCPKPWKPSTTPITNTTINIITNVMSSTLPTIEKSTALPKLKTTASILTTVLTSTMLTNSTIYTDLPTTILPKIFANVTTSASNGIVQH from the exons atggACGAAAATCTCAGTCGTGGATATGTGCAATTAGGAAAAGCAAGAGGCATGAACGAGTTTAAATTCTCTAATGGATTTACACATCTTTCACCACCGGTCGACAAATGCAACTTAATCTATCTGGCCTTGATACTTGGTGGAATAGGCTTCCTATTACCGTACAACAG CTTCATAATCGCTGTAGATTACTTTCAAACAAGATACCCTGGTACGACAGTAATATTCGACATGTCTGTCGTTTATATTACAATGGCCTTTTTTGCAGTATTcgctaataatattttagtcGAAACATTGTCCTTGAATATGCGAATAACTTTTG GTTACTTGGTCTCGTTCGTTACATTGAATTTCGTTGTAATATGCGAAATTTGGTGGGAAGTATTTGGTGCTGGTACTTCgtacaatattaatttaatggcTGTTGCAATTGTCTCGCTTGGTTGTACAG TTCAACAATCGAGCTTTTATGGATATACTTCGATGCTTCCTAGTCGATATACGCAAGCTGTTATGACTGGAGAGA gTGTTGCCGGATTTTGGgtttcgattaatcgaattttGACGAAATCGCTCCTAAAAGATGAACGTGGTAATACGTCGATGTTCTTTGTATTGTCGAATTTGACGATATTAATGTGTTTCCTGTTACATCAAATTGTACGAAAGTCTGATTTCGTACAATTTTACATAACACTATGCCAAGAGAGAAATCGTATTACATTGGAACCAACGGAGGACGTTGGCCTG ATGGATCCGCTTGACCAGGTGGGTGACCCAAGTAAAGGTCAATACggaattttgaaaatacaaaCAAGTCCATTGGGAACTGATTCTGCCAGTGCAAGTACAGATCTAAatg gTACCGGACAATATTCAGCATTCTCCTTTAGTAATCCCGTTTATGAGCCTAGTGCACCGTCTGGGAATCCTCCAGGAAGTGCTGGTCCAACTTACAAAGTTGAAGACGTTGTGGTGATGAGAGGCTCTTACGCTAATCAGAATAGCAAGCCTTGGTCTGGTATTAAAA GAGGATTATTGGCAAGATACGAAGTCTCAAAACTTATTTTCCCATACATGGCTAGCATCGGAGTTGCATATTTCGTAACTCTCTGTTTATATCCAGGAATAGTGTCAGAAATAGTATCTTGCAAATACGAATCATGGATGCCGGTCATTTTGATGACAGCTTTCAATGTTTCTGATCTCTTTGGCAAG ttaTTAGCAACAATACCGTATCAATGGAAACGTACTCATTTACTATACTTCTCGAGTGCAAGGATAATACTGAtacctttgtttttgttatgcGCTATACCAAGAAGTGGTCCTATATTATCCGACGAATGTTATCCATTAGTGTTTTCCTGGCTGCTTGGTTTAACAAATGGTATTGTTGGAAGCATACCAATGATTCAAGCACCTAGCAAAGTACCAGAGGAACATCGCGAGCTTGCAG GCAATATAATgacattatcatatataacgGGCTTAACAATTGGCTCATTGGTAGCATATTTAATGGATGCTTGCTTTGGTCCGCCGtttcaaacgaaatatttatGCCCGAAACCATGGAAACCATCGACGACGCCAATCACTAATACaaccataaatattataacaaatgtCATGTCTTCCACATTACCTACCATAGAGAAATCAACAGCGTTACCTAAATTAAAGACAACTGCTAGCATTTTAACAACTGTATTGACGAGTACTATGTTAACGAATAGCACAATTTACACAGACCTTCCGACGACAATCTTACCGAAAATATTCGCCAATGTTACGACCTCGGCCAGTAATGGGATTGTGCAACACTAA